One part of the Tunicatimonas pelagia genome encodes these proteins:
- a CDS encoding PspC domain-containing protein encodes MKRNISINISGIIFHVEEDGYELLRNYLDAISRYFSNYEDNKEITDDIESRIAEIFLKKLSSSKQVITKEDVEGVVAIMGSVEDFAAQDYGDDEAYTYADSGAQTDNRTSQEEPEGQRRLYRDTQRKVLGGVAAGVAHYFRTDPLWVRLLLIFGLFADAFITFGTLSTITLISYIVLWIVLPGRTDLDQSEKVKKLFRNPNDEVIGGVAGGLALYLGIDTTVLRLLFVLSALFGGSGLIIYIVLWIITPPAKTLTDRMQMKGEPITLTNIESSIKKNFSVSESGEESTLLKAVLFPFRLVSAIFTNLGRALGPFLIFLGDAARVLFGLLLIVVGGSILLSVLVTSGVTLGMATTEPYFWGVNIPMEVIKNSFSGAGLVFATIALLMPALALVISGISIIARRRLISAAVVWTGVGIWFVSLIGLAATVPPVIMGFREEAQYTSTEDLPITGKIPVLRLTEYPEYDDSKVVLFLAGHSKDQFELQKSYQARGSSRKKAVENARLVTYDILVEDSIISFPPVYTFKEGAKFRAQELDLTLRIPYNQPFQMEQSLTEILRNTLYRYGYRRYDLPGNTFIFTQDGLKCISCEEEEADEPNAEIDSLKSFINKAGGESYRLGLRDFESVEVRGPFRVQISPSEEYLVDVIPNDMPLSRMKANVEDGRLVIYYNGSYNQRNSQVYDLSISLPTLQQLKLKGDTRATVTAFSEQDLDVDLSGSAQLTAEVSGVRTKVAMTGDSEAELSGKTQLLNTELGGSSLLKAFKLNTDTARVESRAASEAQLYVSEKIEADISGAGRVEYQGDPEVTVNEAGQTKLRKVEEEIP; translated from the coding sequence ATGAAACGAAATATAAGTATTAACATCAGTGGAATTATCTTTCACGTGGAGGAAGATGGTTACGAGTTGCTACGAAACTATCTGGACGCTATTAGCCGCTATTTTTCTAACTATGAGGATAACAAAGAAATTACCGACGATATTGAAAGCCGTATTGCCGAAATTTTTCTGAAAAAGCTTAGTTCTTCGAAGCAAGTTATTACGAAGGAAGATGTAGAGGGGGTAGTCGCCATTATGGGCAGCGTAGAAGACTTTGCCGCCCAAGACTACGGCGACGATGAAGCTTATACCTATGCTGACTCCGGAGCGCAAACTGATAATCGTACTTCTCAGGAAGAGCCAGAAGGGCAACGTCGGTTGTACCGCGACACCCAACGTAAAGTATTAGGGGGAGTGGCGGCCGGGGTAGCGCACTACTTTCGTACCGATCCGCTCTGGGTGCGACTGCTGCTCATCTTTGGTTTATTCGCTGATGCATTTATCACTTTTGGTACTTTAAGTACCATCACCCTCATTTCTTACATCGTTCTCTGGATTGTATTGCCTGGAAGAACTGACTTGGATCAGAGCGAGAAGGTGAAAAAACTGTTTCGTAATCCTAATGATGAAGTAATTGGAGGGGTTGCGGGTGGTTTGGCTCTTTACTTGGGTATTGATACTACCGTACTTCGTCTGTTATTTGTGCTATCAGCCTTATTTGGCGGTAGCGGATTAATCATATACATTGTACTATGGATTATTACCCCGCCGGCGAAAACACTGACCGATCGGATGCAGATGAAGGGGGAACCAATTACCCTGACGAATATTGAGTCTAGCATAAAAAAAAACTTTAGTGTAAGCGAGAGTGGCGAGGAGAGTACGCTCTTAAAAGCAGTGCTCTTCCCGTTTCGGTTAGTCTCGGCTATCTTCACCAATCTGGGAAGGGCATTAGGGCCATTCCTAATCTTTCTGGGTGATGCTGCTCGGGTTTTGTTTGGCTTGTTATTAATCGTAGTTGGCGGTTCAATACTACTATCTGTTTTAGTAACCAGCGGAGTCACACTAGGAATGGCTACCACGGAGCCATACTTCTGGGGCGTGAATATTCCGATGGAAGTTATTAAAAATAGTTTTTCTGGAGCCGGATTAGTATTTGCTACTATTGCCCTTTTAATGCCCGCCCTAGCCCTAGTGATTAGCGGAATTTCTATTATCGCCCGTCGGCGTTTAATCAGTGCTGCCGTTGTCTGGACAGGAGTGGGCATCTGGTTTGTGAGCTTAATTGGACTGGCGGCCACCGTTCCGCCAGTGATAATGGGTTTTCGAGAGGAAGCTCAATATACAAGTACCGAAGATCTGCCGATTACAGGTAAAATTCCGGTTCTGCGATTAACAGAATATCCGGAGTACGACGACTCCAAGGTGGTGCTATTTCTGGCAGGGCATAGTAAAGATCAATTTGAGCTGCAAAAGTCATATCAGGCGCGGGGCAGTAGCCGGAAAAAAGCGGTTGAGAATGCCCGTTTAGTAACTTACGATATACTCGTGGAAGACTCTATCATCTCTTTTCCCCCGGTTTATACTTTTAAAGAAGGAGCAAAATTTCGGGCGCAAGAACTAGATTTGACCCTGCGTATCCCTTACAACCAACCGTTTCAGATGGAGCAAAGCCTAACCGAGATTCTAAGAAACACCTTGTATCGCTACGGGTACCGTCGGTACGATTTACCGGGCAATACCTTTATATTTACTCAAGATGGTTTAAAGTGTATTTCGTGCGAGGAAGAAGAAGCGGATGAACCGAATGCTGAAATTGATTCATTAAAGAGTTTTATCAATAAAGCAGGGGGCGAAAGCTATCGCTTAGGGCTGCGCGATTTCGAATCGGTAGAAGTTCGAGGACCATTTCGGGTGCAAATTAGCCCCAGTGAGGAATACTTGGTAGATGTTATTCCCAACGATATGCCCTTGAGTCGTATGAAAGCGAATGTAGAAGACGGACGATTGGTTATTTATTACAACGGAAGCTACAACCAGCGAAATAGTCAAGTCTACGATTTATCGATTAGTCTACCGACGCTTCAGCAACTCAAGCTAAAGGGAGATACCCGAGCTACCGTAACAGCATTTTCTGAGCAAGACCTTGATGTTGATTTATCAGGTTCAGCCCAACTAACTGCCGAAGTTAGCGGGGTACGGACTAAAGTTGCTATGACTGGCGATAGCGAAGCGGAACTTTCCGGCAAAACGCAACTGCTCAATACCGAATTGGGCGGCTCATCCTTACTAAAAGCGTTTAAACTGAATACCGATACCGCTCGGGTTGAGAGTCGGGCGGCTTCAGAAGCCCAACTTTACGTAAGTGAGAAAATAGAAGCTGATATCAGCGGAGCCGGACGGGTAGAATATCAGGGCGACCCTGAAGTAACGGTCAACGAAGCGGGGCAAACCAAATTGCGGAAGGTAGAAGAAGAAATACCGTAG
- a CDS encoding pyridoxamine 5'-phosphate oxidase family protein, protein MISPNSTVEEILNHVWGMLLRGGADAKHAYHFPSLATHGSAEIEQRTVVLRKANKNLRQLICYSDRRTQKMDDLAENNQAHWLFYDHGSKEQIRAKASVAWHWADEDAKTAWQNIPPKNRGDYVGPLPPGTHTTVRTDNLPDDFKNNPTVENTQSGIENFVLVVSTVYQLDFLKLSREGHLRAQFSWNNNQWKGSWVAP, encoded by the coding sequence ATGATTTCGCCCAACTCAACCGTAGAAGAAATACTAAACCACGTTTGGGGTATGCTACTCCGAGGGGGCGCAGACGCTAAACATGCGTATCATTTTCCGTCACTAGCTACCCATGGCTCCGCCGAAATTGAACAGCGAACGGTGGTACTTCGCAAAGCCAATAAAAATCTAAGACAGTTGATTTGCTACTCGGATCGCCGAACGCAAAAAATGGATGATTTGGCAGAGAACAACCAAGCGCACTGGCTGTTTTACGATCACGGGAGTAAAGAACAGATAAGAGCGAAAGCTTCGGTGGCATGGCATTGGGCCGATGAGGACGCTAAAACAGCTTGGCAGAATATTCCACCTAAAAACCGAGGCGACTACGTTGGCCCACTTCCGCCAGGAACGCACACCACAGTACGTACTGATAATCTTCCTGATGACTTTAAAAACAACCCTACAGTAGAAAACACCCAATCTGGTATTGAAAACTTTGTGTTGGTTGTTAGTACCGTTTACCAGCTAGACTTTTTGAAATTGAGCCGAGAAGGCCATCTCCGAGCGCAGTTTAGCTGGAACAATAATCAGTGGAAAGGTAGCTGGGTAGCTCCCTAA
- a CDS encoding SPOR domain-containing protein, which produces MINRSLFLLLTLALLVAFFQQCAPTKTISTQGAEEYNEDLSQYRIQYADSIAQSNSNSPDPNPERVISAVSTLPTPNAITQEISEYFDEVDDLSRENNKYQGFTLQVYTGNSREEANEAKLKVYKALPDAEPAVRFQTIWRTRVGEYASRLEAQQDYIALRKVFPNVLLVPETFRTVD; this is translated from the coding sequence ATGATAAACCGCAGTTTATTTTTATTGCTAACTCTGGCTCTGCTGGTGGCTTTTTTTCAACAGTGTGCTCCCACCAAAACCATTAGCACCCAAGGAGCCGAAGAGTACAACGAGGATTTGAGCCAGTACCGCATTCAATACGCCGATTCTATTGCTCAAAGTAACTCCAACTCTCCTGACCCTAATCCTGAACGAGTGATCTCGGCCGTTTCTACGCTGCCTACTCCCAACGCTATTACCCAGGAAATTTCTGAGTATTTTGATGAAGTAGATGATCTAAGCCGCGAGAATAATAAGTATCAGGGATTCACCCTTCAGGTATACACCGGAAATAGTCGGGAAGAGGCAAATGAAGCGAAGCTAAAAGTGTATAAAGCCCTGCCCGATGCAGAACCAGCGGTTCGGTTTCAGACTATTTGGCGAACCCGAGTAGGAGAATACGCCAGTCGGTTAGAAGCTCAACAGGATTATATTGCCCTCAGAAAAGTGTTTCCTAACGTGTTGCTGGTGCCCGAAACTTTCCGAACGGTTGACTAA
- a CDS encoding FeoA family protein, whose translation MKTLAKMRPGERRVIQQLKPSSVSIKLLEMGLLPGKTVRFNFSAPFGDPISVQVAGYQLSLRLDEADLIEVA comes from the coding sequence ATGAAAACGCTAGCGAAGATGAGGCCCGGTGAACGAAGGGTGATCCAACAATTGAAGCCATCGTCTGTATCAATAAAGCTACTGGAAATGGGATTGTTACCGGGTAAGACGGTGCGATTCAACTTCTCCGCTCCTTTTGGCGATCCAATATCGGTACAAGTAGCGGGCTACCAATTATCGTTACGTTTGGATGAAGCGGACTTAATAGAGGTAGCATGA
- a CDS encoding pYEATS domain-containing protein, with the protein MQTYSIQLRDSVIDPNEPLKKSQTRVAYYRKTASSNHQFLYQVWLYLEGKDLPFINRVKYILHDSFRNPVQLVERTTLNQNCSLAIWTWGIFWVKAEVEDVKGRIVQLDHYLTYGKQIENKQKLGILFKEDTRE; encoded by the coding sequence ATGCAAACCTACAGTATTCAGCTTAGAGATTCGGTAATAGACCCTAATGAGCCTCTGAAGAAATCGCAAACCAGGGTTGCCTACTATCGGAAAACAGCCTCATCTAACCATCAATTCCTTTACCAAGTCTGGCTCTATTTAGAGGGTAAAGACTTGCCCTTTATTAACCGTGTAAAATATATTTTACATGATTCATTCCGGAATCCTGTTCAGCTTGTTGAGCGGACTACGCTTAATCAGAATTGTTCATTGGCAATTTGGACGTGGGGCATTTTTTGGGTGAAAGCGGAAGTAGAAGATGTAAAGGGACGAATTGTACAACTCGATCATTACTTAACCTACGGTAAGCAGATTGAGAACAAACAAAAGCTGGGAATCTTGTTTAAAGAAGACACGAGAGAATAA
- a CDS encoding YifB family Mg chelatase-like AAA ATPase — protein MLAKAFGGAVFGVDAYLITIEVSVGQGTKFFMVGLPDSAVKESEQRVEAAIKHSGYAMPRIKTVVNLAPADIRKEGSAYDLPIAVGILAASGQIQDTLLSKYLIMGELSLDGILRPIKGVLPIAVEARQHGYQGFILPKENAQEAAIVNNLEVIGVETLTETIDFLQGNQKIEPFWHETRDVFFEEINQFSVDFSDVQGHESIKRALEVAAAGGHNVIMVGPPGSGKTMLARRVPTILPPLTLHEALETTKIHSVAGKLSTDSALISQRPFCAPHHTISDAALVGGGNIPQPGQISLAHNGILFLDELPEFKRTVLEVLRQPLEERAVTISRARGTVNFPANFMLIASMNPSPSGEFYDAQSGHPDSPTAVQRYLNKISGPLLDRIDIHVEVNPVPFDEMTAEQKTESSSRIRERVIKARERQTKRFQESSIYCNAMMPPPMVKEICKISPAGKTLLKTAMERLGLSSRAYDRILKVSRTIADLNNSADIAVEHLAEAIQYRSLDREGWNG, from the coding sequence ATGTTAGCAAAAGCGTTTGGCGGGGCAGTTTTTGGCGTAGATGCGTACCTGATTACGATTGAAGTGAGCGTTGGGCAGGGCACCAAATTTTTTATGGTGGGATTGCCCGACAGTGCGGTTAAAGAAAGTGAGCAGCGTGTAGAAGCGGCTATCAAACACTCAGGCTACGCCATGCCTCGTATCAAAACCGTGGTGAACCTAGCTCCGGCAGATATTCGCAAAGAAGGTTCGGCTTACGATTTACCCATTGCGGTAGGCATACTGGCAGCTTCCGGTCAAATTCAGGATACACTGCTATCTAAATATTTAATTATGGGTGAACTGTCGCTGGATGGAATCCTCCGCCCCATAAAAGGAGTTCTGCCGATTGCGGTAGAAGCTCGTCAACACGGCTATCAGGGGTTTATTCTTCCGAAAGAGAACGCTCAGGAAGCCGCTATTGTCAACAATTTGGAAGTGATCGGCGTAGAAACCTTAACCGAAACCATCGACTTTCTTCAGGGCAACCAAAAGATAGAACCTTTCTGGCACGAAACCCGTGACGTATTTTTTGAGGAAATTAATCAGTTTTCGGTAGATTTCTCCGATGTACAAGGACACGAGAGTATTAAGCGAGCATTAGAAGTGGCGGCTGCTGGAGGGCACAATGTGATTATGGTTGGCCCGCCCGGCTCAGGAAAGACCATGCTCGCCCGACGGGTTCCTACCATCTTACCGCCCCTCACCTTGCATGAAGCACTGGAGACTACTAAAATTCACTCGGTAGCTGGCAAGCTAAGTACTGATTCGGCCTTGATCTCCCAACGTCCGTTTTGCGCACCCCACCATACTATTAGCGATGCGGCTTTGGTAGGCGGGGGAAATATTCCGCAACCCGGTCAGATCTCTTTGGCGCACAACGGTATTTTGTTTTTAGACGAATTACCCGAGTTTAAGCGAACGGTGCTGGAAGTGCTGCGTCAGCCGCTGGAAGAACGGGCAGTAACGATTTCTCGCGCCCGAGGCACCGTCAATTTTCCGGCCAACTTTATGCTGATTGCCAGTATGAACCCCAGTCCTTCCGGTGAGTTTTACGATGCTCAGTCTGGCCATCCCGATTCACCTACGGCAGTGCAGCGATATTTGAATAAAATTAGTGGCCCCTTACTCGACCGCATTGATATTCACGTAGAAGTAAATCCCGTCCCCTTCGATGAGATGACCGCCGAGCAGAAGACCGAAAGCAGTTCGCGTATTCGGGAGCGCGTGATTAAGGCCCGCGAACGCCAAACTAAGCGCTTTCAGGAATCATCCATTTACTGCAATGCAATGATGCCCCCACCGATGGTCAAGGAAATCTGTAAAATTTCACCTGCCGGAAAAACTCTGCTAAAAACTGCTATGGAGCGACTTGGCCTCTCTTCCCGCGCCTACGACCGCATTCTGAAAGTTTCCCGCACCATTGCCGATCTAAATAACTCAGCTGATATTGCCGTAGAGCACCTAGCCGAGGCCATCCAGTACCGCAGCCTCGACCGAGAAGGGTGGAACGGGTAA
- a CDS encoding M20 metallopeptidase family protein — MNSLLPQIKSLSQELAEQVVSYRHHLHQHPELSFQEYQTARFVAETLTSFGLSPQTGVADTGVVALIEGKNPSSRTVALRADMDALPIREANDVPYKSKNEGVMHACGHDVHTSSLLGAANILQQLRQEFEGTIKLVFQPGEERFPGGASLMIKEGVLQNPAPHTMLGQHVLPHLPAGKVGFREGMYMASADEIYLTIKGKGGHAAMPEKNIDPVMITAQLLVTLQQVVSRTANPKIPSVLSFGKVIAQGATNVIPNEVQVEGTFRTLNEEWRYQAHQKIRDIAHGVCTSLGGSCEVDIKVGYPFLQNNPELTRRSKSLAIDYLGEENVVNLDLWMAAEDFAYYTHHVDACFYRLGTGNKARGITSSVHTPTFNIDEHALEIGPGLMAWLAIAELNTSN; from the coding sequence ATGAACTCTTTACTTCCTCAAATAAAATCCTTATCTCAAGAACTAGCTGAACAGGTAGTTAGCTACCGTCATCATCTGCATCAGCACCCGGAATTGTCTTTTCAAGAGTACCAAACTGCCCGTTTTGTGGCGGAGACACTTACTTCGTTTGGCTTATCACCCCAAACTGGAGTGGCCGATACCGGAGTAGTCGCACTGATTGAAGGCAAGAATCCCAGCAGCCGAACTGTTGCTCTGCGCGCTGACATGGATGCATTACCTATCCGGGAAGCGAACGATGTGCCCTATAAATCTAAGAACGAAGGAGTGATGCACGCCTGCGGCCATGATGTGCACACGTCTTCACTTTTGGGAGCGGCTAACATTCTTCAGCAACTTCGTCAGGAATTTGAAGGAACCATCAAACTAGTTTTTCAGCCAGGCGAAGAACGGTTTCCGGGCGGAGCTTCACTGATGATTAAGGAGGGTGTTCTGCAAAACCCTGCCCCTCACACCATGCTAGGCCAACACGTGCTGCCCCACCTTCCTGCTGGTAAAGTTGGTTTTCGGGAAGGAATGTATATGGCGAGTGCTGATGAAATTTACCTAACGATTAAGGGAAAAGGTGGTCACGCCGCTATGCCCGAGAAGAATATCGATCCGGTAATGATTACCGCCCAACTGCTGGTGACCCTACAGCAAGTAGTTAGCCGAACCGCCAACCCCAAAATTCCTTCGGTGCTCTCGTTCGGGAAAGTGATTGCTCAGGGAGCTACTAACGTAATTCCTAACGAAGTGCAGGTAGAAGGCACATTCCGTACGCTTAACGAAGAGTGGCGATATCAGGCGCATCAGAAAATAAGAGACATTGCCCACGGTGTATGTACTAGTTTGGGCGGTTCGTGCGAGGTTGACATTAAGGTGGGCTACCCATTTCTACAGAACAATCCTGAACTCACTCGGCGGTCGAAAAGCTTAGCCATTGATTATTTAGGTGAGGAAAATGTAGTAAACCTAGATTTGTGGATGGCTGCCGAAGATTTTGCTTATTACACTCACCACGTTGATGCCTGCTTTTACCGGCTAGGAACCGGTAATAAAGCGAGGGGAATTACCTCTTCGGTACATACTCCCACCTTTAATATTGATGAGCACGCACTGGAAATCGGTCCGGGACTGATGGCGTGGTTGGCTATTGCAGAGCTGAACACATCAAATTAG
- the lpcA gene encoding D-sedoheptulose 7-phosphate isomerase produces the protein MIDLIRDELQQAAQLLEKVRQDNQLLTQIERAATIFAGTIRNSGKIISCGNGGSHCDAMHFAEELSGRYRNNRRALPAIAISDPSHISCVGNDYGYEQVFSRFIEGLGQPGDALLAISTSGNSPNVLNAVETAQAQGMKVVTLTGKDGGKLANKANIEIRVPHLGYADRIQEIHIKVIHILILLIEKQVASSS, from the coding sequence ATGATTGACCTAATTCGGGATGAGTTACAGCAGGCTGCCCAATTACTGGAAAAAGTAAGGCAGGATAACCAACTACTCACCCAAATCGAGCGAGCGGCCACTATTTTTGCCGGGACAATACGTAATAGTGGGAAGATTATTAGTTGTGGTAACGGCGGCTCCCATTGCGATGCTATGCACTTTGCCGAAGAGCTAAGTGGCCGCTACCGCAACAATCGTCGGGCGTTACCTGCCATTGCCATTTCTGATCCCAGCCATATCTCCTGCGTAGGCAATGACTACGGCTACGAGCAGGTTTTTTCCCGCTTTATTGAAGGTTTAGGCCAACCGGGAGATGCACTACTGGCCATCAGCACTAGCGGCAACTCCCCTAATGTGCTAAATGCGGTAGAAACTGCTCAGGCTCAAGGAATGAAAGTAGTTACCCTAACCGGAAAAGACGGGGGAAAACTTGCCAATAAGGCCAACATCGAGATCCGGGTTCCCCACCTGGGCTATGCCGACCGCATTCAAGAAATCCATATCAAAGTCATTCATATTCTTATTCTTCTTATCGAAAAGCAAGTCGCTTCATCAAGCTAA
- a CDS encoding ABC transporter ATP-binding protein, producing the protein MKTYLHILSFAKPYRQYIPQYLVYASLSILFGLINLTLLIPLFKVLFNQVDESALTEMQNAPSFSLSAEYATQTFNYYFLSIVETRGKIGALAFVCGTIVISVFLSNLFRYVSGLTLAKIRASTIQKLRMRIFNQVSHLHLGYFSNERKGDIMSRMTNDVQEVENSVVNTLKVVFRDPATIIGYFAVLLIMSPQLTVFVLLVLILSGVIISQINKRLKKRATESQESLARIVGILDEVLSGMRIVKAFNARQLVEKTFEKEVNHYARTNVAMARKQELASPTSEFLGVTVVAGILLFGGILVLNNDSSLSASEFITYIIIFSQMLNPARSITNSISSIQRGLASGERIFRIIDTEPQIVERENARTLPGFEQEIRFDNISFAYENERVLENINFTLKKGKTIALVGPSGGGKSTLADLLPRFYDPTEGTIYLDDVALNEYQIKELRQHMGIVTQESILFNDTILNNITFGKPDATEEEVVQAAKIANAHDFIMETPQQYQTVVGERGSKLSGGQRQRISIARAVLKNPAILILDEATSALDSESERLVQEALTHLMQNRTSLVIAHRLSTIQHADEIVVVQQGKIVERGTHLELVEEDGLYRKLTQMQAV; encoded by the coding sequence ATGAAGACTTATTTACACATCCTCTCTTTTGCCAAACCGTACCGCCAATACATTCCTCAGTATTTAGTGTATGCCTCCTTATCCATCCTTTTTGGTTTAATCAATCTCACACTGCTGATTCCTCTGTTTAAAGTACTGTTCAACCAAGTGGATGAATCAGCACTAACCGAAATGCAAAATGCCCCCAGCTTCTCTCTTTCGGCTGAATATGCTACCCAGACGTTCAATTACTATTTTTTATCAATTGTTGAAACTCGAGGGAAAATTGGTGCCTTGGCTTTTGTATGCGGCACTATTGTAATTTCGGTATTTCTATCCAACCTCTTCCGCTATGTGTCGGGGCTAACCTTAGCAAAAATCCGGGCGAGCACTATTCAAAAACTACGAATGAGAATTTTCAATCAGGTTTCTCATTTGCATCTGGGGTATTTTTCCAATGAACGCAAAGGCGATATTATGTCGCGCATGACTAACGACGTGCAGGAGGTGGAGAACTCGGTGGTCAATACCCTAAAAGTGGTTTTTCGTGATCCGGCTACCATTATTGGCTACTTTGCCGTGCTACTCATCATGTCACCTCAGCTTACTGTGTTTGTACTACTGGTACTGATACTATCGGGAGTTATTATTTCCCAAATCAATAAACGTCTGAAAAAGAGGGCTACCGAAAGCCAAGAGTCGCTCGCCCGAATTGTCGGTATTTTAGATGAGGTGCTCTCGGGTATGCGAATTGTTAAAGCTTTCAATGCCCGCCAACTGGTGGAAAAAACCTTTGAAAAAGAAGTGAACCACTACGCCCGCACCAATGTAGCAATGGCTCGTAAGCAAGAGTTAGCTTCGCCTACCTCCGAGTTTTTGGGCGTTACCGTAGTAGCGGGCATTCTGTTGTTTGGTGGTATTCTGGTACTAAATAATGACTCATCGCTAAGTGCTAGCGAATTTATTACTTACATCATTATCTTCTCCCAGATGCTGAACCCAGCTCGCTCTATCACCAATTCTATCAGTAGCATCCAGCGGGGCTTGGCTTCGGGTGAGCGGATTTTCCGAATTATTGATACCGAGCCTCAGATTGTTGAGAGGGAGAATGCACGTACCCTGCCTGGATTTGAACAGGAAATTCGTTTTGATAATATCTCTTTTGCCTACGAAAATGAACGGGTGCTTGAGAATATTAACTTTACTTTAAAAAAAGGGAAAACAATTGCGCTGGTGGGTCCTTCGGGCGGGGGGAAATCTACCTTAGCTGATCTACTACCACGCTTCTACGATCCCACCGAAGGCACGATCTATCTGGACGACGTGGCACTGAATGAATATCAGATAAAAGAACTGCGTCAGCACATGGGAATTGTCACCCAAGAATCCATTTTATTCAACGATACTATTCTAAACAACATTACCTTCGGCAAGCCCGATGCTACCGAAGAAGAAGTGGTTCAAGCAGCAAAAATTGCCAACGCCCACGATTTCATCATGGAAACCCCGCAACAGTACCAAACCGTAGTAGGTGAACGAGGATCAAAGCTATCGGGCGGTCAGCGTCAGCGCATCAGCATTGCCCGAGCCGTACTGAAAAATCCGGCTATCCTGATACTGGACGAAGCCACTTCTGCGCTGGATTCTGAATCGGAACGGCTGGTGCAGGAAGCCTTAACGCATCTTATGCAAAACCGAACCTCTCTAGTGATTGCCCATCGACTGAGTACTATTCAACATGCCGACGAAATTGTAGTGGTGCAGCAAGGCAAAATTGTGGAACGGGGCACTCACTTAGAACTGGTAGAAGAAGATGGGTTGTACCGTAAACTCACTCAAATGCAAGCCGTATAG
- a CDS encoding PadR family transcriptional regulator, protein MKIENTQVQMRKGILEYCILHIISRGEVYASDMLEELTSAKIMVVEGTLYPLLTRLRKAGLVDYQWVESTSGPPRKYYTLTQTGQDFLMQLKTTWEELVDSTNHITTNHNGSVPTVTDPQKSSQS, encoded by the coding sequence ATGAAAATTGAAAACACCCAAGTGCAGATGCGAAAAGGTATTTTAGAATACTGCATTCTGCACATTATATCTCGGGGCGAAGTATATGCCTCAGATATGCTGGAGGAATTAACTTCAGCTAAAATAATGGTGGTGGAAGGAACGCTATATCCCCTACTGACCCGCTTGCGTAAAGCCGGATTAGTTGATTATCAGTGGGTAGAGTCTACTTCTGGACCGCCCCGCAAGTATTATACGTTGACCCAAACCGGCCAAGACTTTCTCATGCAGCTCAAAACTACCTGGGAGGAACTAGTTGACTCAACGAATCATATAACAACGAATCATAACGGTAGTGTGCCGACCGTAACCGATCCCCAAAAATCATCGCAATCATGA